A window of the Comamonas sp. Y33R10-2 genome harbors these coding sequences:
- a CDS encoding SPOR domain-containing protein translates to MNSSPSRLPASIAGAFAAAAYALQSNLQNDELPEEQDPGLLPQLYASRIGPHSQVFYLKQFKRFDALDRSLPSWNMAAAFFTLAWCCLRGLWLEAAQYVAAVAALALVWWFGIGPALASTLPPAMTAGLGAAFLLVTMAVPGLLGNGWYWRKVRAQTLQAIAAAPNMAQAHAALKAQACPSQNKIAALLMLALPAAAIAGASLALLPQRTGSGPTKAPLVQAEPAAAASAIALSTTVTPARPDEPVTGNKPVAAPVPVPAPVPLPEPAPAITEPVKAQAASVQVPASDLIPGKFYLNVGVYSEPVNAEQVLAQLQKSKLPALSQKMTSNKGEVTRLRSGPFESRKRAERAARKLKAAKIDASIFQSSGKAAAP, encoded by the coding sequence TTGAACTCCAGCCCTAGCCGGCTACCTGCGTCCATCGCCGGTGCGTTTGCCGCCGCCGCATACGCTTTGCAAAGCAATCTGCAAAATGACGAGCTGCCCGAGGAACAAGACCCCGGCCTACTGCCCCAGCTCTACGCCAGCCGCATAGGCCCACACTCACAGGTTTTTTACCTCAAGCAATTCAAACGCTTTGACGCACTGGATCGCAGCTTGCCTAGCTGGAATATGGCAGCTGCTTTTTTCACCTTGGCTTGGTGCTGCCTGCGCGGTTTGTGGCTGGAAGCTGCTCAATACGTAGCCGCCGTCGCAGCGCTTGCACTTGTTTGGTGGTTTGGCATTGGGCCCGCCCTAGCGAGCACTTTGCCGCCTGCCATGACTGCGGGGCTAGGCGCTGCGTTTTTGCTTGTCACCATGGCCGTGCCCGGTTTACTGGGCAACGGCTGGTATTGGCGCAAGGTTAGGGCGCAAACCCTGCAAGCGATTGCCGCCGCACCCAATATGGCGCAGGCCCATGCAGCGCTTAAAGCGCAAGCCTGCCCCAGTCAAAACAAAATTGCAGCCTTGCTAATGCTGGCCCTGCCCGCAGCGGCCATCGCCGGTGCGAGCCTTGCTTTGTTGCCACAGCGCACAGGATCTGGGCCGACAAAAGCACCTTTGGTGCAGGCTGAGCCTGCGGCTGCTGCTTCAGCAATAGCACTCAGCACAACCGTCACCCCTGCGCGCCCAGATGAGCCAGTTACAGGCAATAAGCCTGTAGCTGCACCTGTACCGGTACCTGCACCTGTACCCCTTCCTGAGCCCGCACCTGCGATCACTGAACCCGTTAAAGCGCAAGCAGCTTCTGTACAAGTACCAGCAAGCGATTTGATACCCGGAAAATTCTATTTGAATGTGGGCGTGTATTCCGAGCCTGTCAATGCTGAACAGGTGCTGGCCCAGTTGCAAAAATCCAAACTGCCTGCTCTTTCGCAAAAAATGACCAGCAACAAGGGGGAGGTAACCCGCCTGCGCAGCGGCCCGTTTGAAAGCCGCAAACGCGCCGAAAGAGCAGCGCGAAAGCTAAAAGCAGCCAAGATCGACGCCAGCATTTTTCAGTCTTCCGGCAAAGCTGCTGCGCCATGA
- the fahA gene encoding fumarylacetoacetase, translated as MTLNETHDAGLQSWVTSANTGKSDFPIQNLPFAVFRRKASTEAFRGGVAIGDQVLDMAAVRDAKALSSDVQPQIEAAAQSQLNTLMGMTHAQWSALRLALSRALRSGSAQEAALKACLVPQADVEYAVPAQIGDYTDFYTSIYHATNVGKLFRPTNPLMENYQWVPIGYHGRASSIRISGVDFKRPNGQIKAPDANPVLKPCNRLDYELEMGIYAGTANPWGDAISMDNAENHIFGLCLLNDWSARDMQAWEYQPLGPFLAKNFATSISPWIVTLEALAPYRTAFTRPEQDPQPLPYLSSEANSQQGALDVQLTVAIQTEKMRAEGKAAEQITQTSYRHAYWTMAQLIAHHTVNGCDLQPGDLMGTGTLSGPSMAEAGALLEITEGGKNPLKLSNGENRTFLLDGDAVVFTGWCEKPGAARIGFGEVRATVLPAHKA; from the coding sequence ATGACTTTGAACGAAACCCACGACGCAGGCCTGCAAAGCTGGGTGACCAGCGCCAACACCGGCAAGAGCGACTTTCCCATCCAGAACCTGCCCTTTGCCGTCTTTCGCCGCAAAGCCAGCACCGAAGCCTTTCGTGGTGGCGTCGCTATTGGCGATCAGGTGCTGGACATGGCCGCAGTGCGCGACGCCAAGGCGCTAAGCAGCGATGTGCAACCCCAGATCGAAGCCGCAGCGCAAAGCCAGCTCAACACGCTGATGGGCATGACCCACGCACAGTGGTCTGCTCTGCGTCTGGCTCTGTCACGTGCTTTGCGCTCAGGCTCGGCGCAAGAAGCCGCCCTCAAAGCCTGCCTCGTGCCGCAGGCCGATGTGGAGTACGCCGTGCCCGCGCAAATCGGTGACTACACAGACTTCTACACCTCCATCTATCACGCCACCAATGTGGGCAAGCTGTTTCGCCCCACCAACCCGCTGATGGAAAACTACCAGTGGGTGCCCATTGGTTACCACGGTCGTGCGTCCAGCATCCGCATCTCCGGCGTAGATTTCAAGCGCCCCAATGGCCAGATCAAAGCCCCTGATGCGAATCCGGTGCTCAAGCCCTGCAACCGTCTGGACTATGAGCTGGAAATGGGCATCTACGCCGGCACCGCCAACCCATGGGGCGACGCCATCAGCATGGACAACGCCGAAAACCACATCTTCGGCCTGTGCCTGCTCAACGACTGGTCGGCCCGCGACATGCAGGCTTGGGAATATCAGCCGCTAGGCCCATTCCTTGCCAAGAACTTTGCCACCAGCATCTCGCCGTGGATTGTGACGCTGGAAGCGCTAGCCCCCTACCGCACAGCCTTCACTCGTCCCGAGCAAGACCCGCAGCCCCTACCCTACCTCAGCTCTGAGGCCAACTCGCAGCAAGGCGCATTGGATGTGCAGCTCACCGTCGCCATTCAGACCGAGAAAATGCGCGCCGAAGGCAAGGCTGCTGAGCAAATCACCCAGACCAGCTACCGTCACGCCTACTGGACTATGGCACAGCTGATTGCCCACCACACCGTCAACGGCTGCGACCTGCAGCCCGGCGACCTGATGGGCACAGGCACATTGTCTGGCCCCAGCATGGCTGAAGCTGGCGCGCTGCTGGAAATTACCGAAGGCGGCAAGAACCCCCTGAAACTGAGCAATGGCGAAAACCGCACCTTCTTGCTGGACGGGGACGCCGTGGTCTTTACCGGCTGGTGCGAAAAGCCCGGAGCAGCCCGCATCGGCTTTGGCGAGGTGCGCGCTACGGTGCTGCCTGCGCATAAGGCTTGA
- a CDS encoding 3-hydroxybutyrate dehydrogenase translates to MSAPPTQPHSGRVAWITGSTSGIGWAIAKQLASEGAAIALHGSKAASASTDAQLAELHSIGVPARYYALDLADGQAIAPLARRIAAELGAIDILVNNAGMQHVQSVLQFPAEKWNALMAVNLSAPFHTIQACAPAMLARGWGRIINMASVSGLVGVAHKPAYVASKHGLLGLTKSVALELATTPVTCNAICPGWVLTPLVQKQIDSLAQREGLDEAAARAQLLGAKQPSQAFVTAEQVAALCSFLASDNAAQVRGAQWNMDGGFTAA, encoded by the coding sequence ATGAGCGCGCCACCCACCCAACCCCATAGCGGCCGCGTGGCATGGATTACCGGCTCCACCAGCGGCATTGGCTGGGCCATTGCCAAGCAACTGGCCAGCGAAGGCGCAGCCATTGCCTTGCACGGCAGCAAGGCCGCATCTGCCAGCACCGATGCTCAACTGGCTGAACTCCACAGCATAGGTGTGCCTGCGCGCTACTACGCACTTGATCTGGCTGACGGCCAGGCCATTGCCCCGCTAGCCCGCCGCATTGCCGCCGAGCTGGGCGCGATCGACATTCTGGTCAACAACGCCGGCATGCAGCATGTGCAATCGGTGCTGCAATTTCCAGCTGAAAAGTGGAATGCCCTGATGGCCGTGAACCTGTCCGCCCCCTTTCACACCATTCAGGCCTGCGCGCCCGCCATGCTGGCACGCGGCTGGGGGCGCATCATCAATATGGCGTCTGTCAGCGGCCTGGTCGGCGTGGCCCACAAGCCCGCTTATGTGGCCAGCAAGCATGGCCTGCTGGGCCTGACCAAATCGGTGGCGCTGGAGCTAGCCACCACGCCTGTGACTTGCAACGCTATTTGCCCTGGCTGGGTGCTGACGCCTTTGGTTCAAAAGCAAATCGATAGCTTGGCGCAACGCGAAGGGTTGGATGAAGCAGCGGCCCGCGCCCAATTGTTGGGGGCAAAGCAGCCCTCCCAAGCCTTTGTGACGGCAGAGCAAGTGGCCGCACTGTGCAGCTTTCTGGCCAGCGACAACGCGGCCCAAGTGCGCGGCGCGCAGTGGAATATGGACGGGGGCTTTACCGCCGCCTAA
- a CDS encoding GntR family transcriptional regulator, with translation MTPAPNVSQSRDKLHLQLARLFRNKITTGEWPVGQSIPTVQELEALHNVSRTTVRMAVHALVDEGLLETRKRGGTKVMGQPYKPPSFLLPTSWQELVAFGEQIQQTTLHNANDCVPPIPAGFPLPGELASAYVHFLRVHSYGDARFCLSELYLEQELYPKLQEQLERATLAQALGNDSGQIATARQYLSVAPADELIAEHLGVPLGTPLMQALRWACNPQGLIVYWAKVRFISEYVHMEMELLK, from the coding sequence ATGACACCCGCGCCCAACGTCTCTCAGTCCCGCGACAAGCTGCATTTACAGCTAGCCAGGCTGTTTCGCAACAAAATTACGACCGGCGAATGGCCGGTAGGGCAAAGCATTCCCACGGTGCAAGAGCTTGAAGCCCTGCACAACGTCTCACGCACCACCGTGCGCATGGCAGTGCATGCGCTGGTTGATGAGGGCCTGCTTGAAACCCGCAAGCGCGGCGGCACCAAAGTGATGGGCCAGCCCTACAAGCCCCCCTCTTTTTTGCTACCTACCAGTTGGCAAGAGCTGGTGGCTTTTGGCGAGCAGATTCAGCAAACCACGTTGCACAATGCGAACGATTGCGTGCCGCCCATTCCTGCCGGCTTCCCCCTGCCCGGTGAGCTGGCTTCTGCCTATGTGCACTTTTTGCGCGTACACAGCTATGGCGATGCGCGGTTTTGCCTGTCTGAGCTGTATCTGGAGCAAGAGCTTTACCCCAAGCTGCAAGAGCAGCTGGAGCGCGCCACGCTGGCGCAGGCGCTGGGCAATGACTCCGGCCAAATCGCCACGGCCCGCCAATACCTGAGCGTGGCCCCTGCCGATGAATTAATTGCCGAGCACTTGGGCGTGCCGCTGGGCACACCGCTAATGCAGGCACTGCGCTGGGCCTGCAACCCGCAGGGGCTGATCGTTTACTGGGCCAAGGTGCGCTTTATCAGCGAGTACGTGCACATGGAAATGGAATTACTCAAATGA
- a CDS encoding DNA/RNA non-specific endonuclease, which produces MTSAKKKKSPARKRGIASKIAAFGLFRIKRFVLSAGASALASFQIVSCSFDPASSAEKLLNQALATLHIPSLNLPSVDIASLQIPALSSISDTLSAFRKNGWPNFDGDGTANSPPGKVARTDASTSGGSTSFANCSQFFPGGKAPTLQLQQRERELCFSSFAVLHNGATKTPVFVAQRLNRRLLEQAQGLKRTDKFYADARLPFADRSQLDDYKHSGYSRGHMAPAADMSTPEAMAQSFSLANMVPQNQIHNAGAWSQVEQATRKYALRAKGDVYVFTGPVFTQNAAAIGPGKVAVPDYIFKLVYDASTRKSWVHWQANSPDARMGSPISYEEFTRRTGMPLLSGA; this is translated from the coding sequence ATGACGTCCGCCAAGAAAAAGAAATCGCCAGCGCGCAAGCGCGGCATTGCCTCCAAGATTGCAGCCTTTGGCCTCTTTCGCATCAAGCGCTTTGTGCTGTCTGCTGGGGCTTCGGCACTTGCTAGCTTTCAAATTGTCAGCTGCAGCTTCGACCCTGCCTCATCGGCTGAAAAGCTGCTCAATCAGGCGCTAGCAACGCTGCATATTCCTTCGCTGAATCTTCCCTCTGTGGATATTGCATCGCTGCAAATCCCGGCACTGAGCTCCATCAGCGATACCCTCAGCGCCTTTCGCAAAAATGGCTGGCCTAACTTCGATGGCGATGGCACAGCGAATAGCCCCCCAGGCAAGGTAGCTAGGACGGACGCCAGCACTTCTGGCGGCTCCACGAGCTTTGCCAATTGCTCGCAGTTTTTCCCCGGCGGCAAGGCTCCGACTTTGCAACTACAGCAGCGAGAACGCGAGCTGTGCTTCAGCAGTTTTGCGGTGCTGCACAACGGCGCAACCAAAACGCCGGTGTTCGTCGCACAGCGCTTGAATCGCCGCCTGCTAGAGCAAGCTCAAGGCCTCAAACGCACCGATAAGTTTTATGCCGATGCGCGCCTGCCGTTTGCTGATCGCTCGCAGCTAGACGACTACAAACACTCCGGCTACTCACGCGGACACATGGCTCCAGCGGCAGATATGAGCACACCAGAAGCGATGGCGCAAAGCTTTAGTCTGGCGAATATGGTGCCGCAAAACCAAATTCACAATGCGGGTGCATGGAGCCAAGTGGAGCAAGCCACGCGCAAATATGCGCTGCGCGCCAAGGGCGATGTCTACGTTTTCACGGGCCCCGTATTTACCCAAAATGCAGCCGCTATTGGCCCGGGCAAGGTGGCTGTGCCGGACTACATCTTCAAGCTGGTCTATGACGCCAGCACCCGCAAGAGCTGGGTGCACTGGCAGGCCAACAGCCCAGACGCACGCATGGGCTCGCCCATCAGCTACGAAGAATTTACGCGTCGCACGGGAATGCCGCTGCTATCAGGTGCGTGA
- a CDS encoding XdhC family protein has product MDNIDVLVLKALRDWRSDGQRALLATVVRTWGSSPRPVGSMMALREDGRAIGSVSGGCIEDDLIARHTQSLNKHKGIPEGPPQLVRYGVSADEAHRFGLPCGGTLELLLEFNPDAASLQELVTQLEAGSLVKRIVNCATGGVQLQTAKQPHALEFDGLTLTNHLGPGYRMLLIGAGALAEYLATMALFNGFTVTVCDPRDEYMGSWSVPQVSKVMDMPDDAVTAFKPDARSCIVALTHDPKLDDLALLEAMRSAAFYVGAIGSRRNNQARRERMMEHFGETQATLARLRGPIGLYIGSKTPAEIAVSVMAEILAVKNAVALPQAMSVEAAKHEHEIAMNAASTHCATPSILRT; this is encoded by the coding sequence ATGGACAACATCGACGTTTTGGTTCTCAAAGCCCTGCGCGACTGGCGAAGCGATGGGCAACGCGCCTTGCTGGCAACCGTGGTGCGCACCTGGGGCTCATCACCTCGCCCTGTAGGCTCCATGATGGCTTTGCGTGAAGACGGCCGCGCCATTGGCTCAGTATCTGGTGGCTGCATTGAAGACGACCTAATTGCTCGCCACACGCAGTCGCTCAACAAACACAAAGGCATTCCTGAAGGTCCACCGCAATTGGTGCGCTATGGCGTCAGCGCTGATGAAGCCCACCGCTTTGGCCTGCCTTGCGGCGGCACACTTGAATTGCTACTGGAGTTCAACCCCGACGCAGCCAGCCTGCAAGAGCTAGTCACCCAGCTTGAAGCCGGCTCTCTGGTCAAGCGCATCGTGAACTGCGCAACTGGCGGCGTTCAATTGCAAACGGCAAAGCAGCCCCATGCACTAGAGTTTGACGGCCTCACCCTCACCAACCATCTCGGCCCCGGCTACCGCATGCTGTTGATTGGTGCGGGCGCACTGGCCGAGTATCTGGCCACCATGGCGCTGTTCAATGGCTTCACCGTCACCGTCTGCGACCCACGCGATGAATACATGGGCAGCTGGTCTGTGCCGCAAGTCAGCAAGGTGATGGACATGCCAGATGACGCCGTCACCGCCTTCAAGCCCGATGCGCGCAGCTGCATCGTGGCCCTGACCCACGACCCAAAGTTAGATGATTTAGCCCTGCTCGAAGCCATGCGCAGCGCCGCCTTCTACGTGGGAGCCATCGGCTCACGCCGCAACAACCAAGCGCGGCGCGAGCGGATGATGGAGCACTTTGGCGAGACGCAAGCAACGCTGGCAAGACTGCGCGGCCCTATTGGCCTGTACATCGGCAGCAAGACCCCGGCCGAGATTGCAGTGAGTGTGATGGCCGAAATTTTGGCCGTTAAAAATGCCGTGGCGCTGCCTCAAGCCATGTCGGTAGAAGCGGCCAAGCACGAGCATGAGATCGCCATGAATGCGGCCAGCACACATTGCGCAACGCCTTCAATTTTGCGCACTTAA
- the xdhC gene encoding xanthine dehydrogenase accessory protein XdhC: protein MWSETQQKILTCLVQQPLCWVRVQAARGSVPREDGAWMAVFADDVMGTIGGGHLEWQAIAQARQLLLQWKAEPLVTREHVQRYALGPSLGQCCGGALELHYEGFDAVDMQRVRALLIEPSQSVALFGAGHVGHALVRILRSLPYKVIWVDSRDAVFPQQEQIGVQCEHSDPVQAAVAQLPAQSQVLIMSFSHAEDLEVVAQCLLRQRERGDLPFVGLIGSKTKWASFSSRLRSRGFSDEELAHITCPIGVPGIAGKEPEVIAVAVAAQLLQRR from the coding sequence ATGTGGAGTGAAACCCAGCAGAAAATTTTGACCTGTTTAGTGCAGCAGCCGCTGTGCTGGGTGCGGGTGCAAGCCGCTCGCGGCTCTGTGCCGCGCGAAGACGGTGCTTGGATGGCCGTGTTTGCCGACGATGTCATGGGCACGATTGGCGGCGGGCATTTGGAGTGGCAGGCCATTGCACAGGCTCGGCAGTTATTGCTGCAATGGAAAGCCGAGCCTTTAGTAACCCGTGAGCATGTACAGCGCTATGCCTTGGGGCCCAGTCTGGGGCAATGCTGCGGTGGTGCATTAGAGCTGCATTACGAAGGGTTTGATGCTGTTGATATGCAGCGAGTGCGCGCTTTGCTGATCGAGCCATCGCAGAGCGTGGCCTTGTTTGGCGCAGGCCATGTAGGTCATGCCTTGGTTCGCATATTGCGCAGCCTGCCGTACAAGGTTATTTGGGTCGATAGCCGCGATGCGGTCTTTCCGCAGCAAGAGCAAATTGGCGTGCAATGTGAGCATTCCGACCCAGTGCAGGCCGCAGTGGCGCAACTGCCTGCGCAATCTCAGGTACTGATCATGAGCTTTAGCCATGCAGAAGATCTGGAGGTGGTGGCGCAATGCTTGCTGCGCCAGCGTGAACGGGGTGATCTGCCTTTTGTGGGCCTGATTGGAAGCAAGACTAAATGGGCGAGCTTCAGTAGCCGTCTGCGCAGCCGTGGTTTCAGCGATGAGGAGTTGGCCCACATCACTTGCCCAATTGGCGTGCCGGGCATTGCAGGCAAAGAGCCCGAGGTAATTGCGGTGGCGGTGGCCGCTCAGCTTTTGCAGCGCAGGTAG
- a CDS encoding urate hydroxylase PuuD, with protein MESYILDWAGLLLRWLHVITAIAWVGSSFYFVFLDSSLTPPLDEDLKKQGVSGELWAVHGGGFYHPVKFNVSPPKMPDHLHWFYWESYSTWLSGFALLTVSYLWNANIYLVTPGDPNAMSSAAAIASALAFLVVFWLLYDLICRCFGQKKNGDATVGALVFVLVCISAYLACHIFPGQAAFLLMGAMLATSMSANVFFWIIPGQRKVVAALKAGDPVDPRHGQRAKQRSVHNTYFTLPVLFAMLSNHYGWLYSHKMNWAVLILMMFAGAAIRQFFVMRHGYKLGRNSHPLPYAVVGVIALMAVFVWLKPPVASSIKASIATTSIAAPAADQPVTAAAPVASVPVGGNDFAKVNAVFQQHCVLCHGAAIQQKGIRMDSPEAVKSHAQQIYQQVIQLRKMPFGNPDALSGEERKLIKTWYESGAAVN; from the coding sequence ATGGAAAGCTACATTCTCGACTGGGCCGGCCTGCTTCTCAGGTGGCTGCACGTCATTACCGCCATTGCATGGGTCGGCTCTTCCTTTTATTTCGTGTTCTTAGACAGCAGCTTGACGCCGCCCTTGGATGAAGATCTAAAGAAGCAAGGCGTGAGCGGTGAGCTATGGGCGGTGCACGGCGGCGGTTTTTACCACCCCGTCAAGTTCAACGTATCGCCCCCCAAGATGCCAGATCACCTGCACTGGTTTTATTGGGAAAGCTACAGCACATGGTTGTCTGGTTTTGCGCTGCTGACGGTTTCTTACCTGTGGAATGCCAACATCTACCTCGTAACCCCGGGTGATCCCAATGCGATGAGTTCGGCTGCCGCGATTGCTTCGGCGTTGGCCTTCTTAGTGGTCTTTTGGCTGCTGTATGACTTGATCTGCCGCTGCTTCGGTCAAAAAAAGAACGGCGATGCTACGGTGGGGGCTCTGGTATTCGTCCTCGTCTGCATTAGCGCTTACTTGGCTTGCCACATTTTCCCTGGTCAAGCGGCTTTCTTGCTGATGGGGGCCATGCTGGCTACCTCAATGAGCGCGAATGTGTTCTTCTGGATCATTCCCGGCCAGCGCAAGGTGGTTGCCGCTTTAAAGGCGGGTGATCCCGTCGATCCACGCCACGGCCAGCGCGCCAAGCAGCGCAGCGTGCACAACACCTACTTCACCTTGCCCGTGCTGTTTGCCATGTTGTCGAACCACTATGGCTGGTTGTACAGCCACAAGATGAACTGGGCTGTGCTGATTTTGATGATGTTTGCCGGTGCCGCGATTCGTCAATTCTTTGTGATGCGCCATGGCTACAAGCTGGGTCGCAACAGCCACCCCTTGCCTTACGCCGTAGTGGGTGTTATTGCCCTGATGGCTGTGTTTGTTTGGCTAAAGCCTCCTGTTGCTTCATCTATCAAGGCTTCTATTGCTACCACTTCTATAGCTGCGCCTGCTGCAGATCAGCCTGTGACAGCCGCCGCGCCCGTCGCGTCCGTCCCAGTAGGGGGCAATGACTTTGCCAAGGTCAATGCAGTCTTTCAGCAGCATTGCGTGCTGTGCCATGGCGCAGCTATTCAGCAAAAGGGGATTCGTATGGATTCGCCCGAAGCAGTGAAGTCGCACGCTCAGCAGATTTATCAGCAGGTGATTCAGCTGCGAAAAATGCCTTTTGGTAACCCAGATGCCTTGTCTGGCGAGGAGCGCAAGCTGATTAAGACTTGGTATGAGTCTGGCGCTGCGGTGAACTGA
- a CDS encoding Crp/Fnr family transcriptional regulator, whose amino-acid sequence MFTMPSMSQVATTFGQPESFAPGAWLRQRRQPIDSLLYLESGSVMLGVEQDLSMRHQLWRVDGPTWLDAAFALQGRASCIDMQAQTAGRLYVIPLTRFEASVANLPEAAQELLKDLAKSYCMQTEMAVSRLAQGAEARCAQWLLSHATVDPTPHTNPHAEGASLRVTLNARKRLIAAQLGIAPETFSRVLRQLREHGLIAGRGNVIELPQPGALKMLALG is encoded by the coding sequence ATGTTCACCATGCCATCCATGTCGCAAGTGGCCACCACCTTTGGGCAGCCCGAGAGTTTTGCTCCCGGTGCCTGGCTCAGGCAGCGTCGCCAACCCATAGATTCGCTGCTTTATTTAGAAAGCGGCAGCGTCATGCTGGGCGTGGAGCAGGATTTATCCATGCGCCACCAGCTTTGGCGGGTGGATGGCCCGACTTGGCTGGATGCAGCTTTTGCCCTGCAAGGGCGAGCGTCCTGTATTGATATGCAGGCTCAGACGGCAGGGCGCCTTTATGTGATTCCTCTGACTCGCTTTGAGGCATCGGTAGCCAACCTGCCTGAGGCGGCCCAAGAGTTGCTCAAGGATTTGGCCAAGTCCTATTGCATGCAGACCGAGATGGCTGTGAGCCGGCTAGCTCAGGGGGCTGAAGCCCGCTGCGCCCAGTGGTTGCTGAGCCATGCAACAGTTGATCCAACCCCGCATACCAATCCCCATGCTGAGGGCGCAAGTCTGCGCGTCACGCTCAACGCCCGTAAGCGCCTGATTGCGGCGCAGCTAGGGATTGCCCCAGAAACTTTCTCCCGCGTGCTCAGGCAGTTGCGTGAGCACGGATTGATCGCTGGACGTGGCAACGTCATTGAGTTGCCCCAGCCGGGAGCGCTGAAAATGCTGGCGCTGGGGTAA